From bacterium, the proteins below share one genomic window:
- a CDS encoding aminotransferase class V-fold PLP-dependent enzyme, with product MNFEGHYSKDFGPFEAAVWLNCAHQGPLPTVAVSEAREAIAWKVAPFHLTTERFSGVPKRLRQALALLIDAAAEDIILGNSASYGLHLLANGIRWRAGDEVLLMKGDFPSDILPWLALRDKGVKVRLIQPRNHVLQADELLENITHSTKLFCTTLVHSFSGFAIDASALGEVCRAHGVLFVLNTSQALGTRPFSILTTPVDAITNVGHKWLCGPYSTGFCWMKPELRESLEYNQAYWLAMQTADDLANEQNVPALRPDLGARQYDVFGTANFFNFKPWAASVEYLLAQRIENIAAHNYKLISRWIEELDMSRYELLSPRDGAARSTLVFISARQPQRNGEIYAKLLKEKVFVAQRAGKLRISPHLYNTFEDIDQALAILNSA from the coding sequence TTGAATTTCGAAGGACATTATTCAAAAGACTTCGGCCCATTCGAGGCCGCAGTCTGGCTGAACTGCGCTCATCAGGGGCCACTTCCAACGGTTGCAGTCAGCGAAGCCCGGGAAGCTATTGCGTGGAAGGTCGCTCCCTTTCATTTAACCACAGAGCGTTTCAGCGGGGTTCCGAAAAGACTCAGGCAGGCTCTCGCCCTTCTTATTGATGCGGCGGCGGAAGACATTATTCTGGGTAATAGCGCCTCATACGGTTTGCATTTACTTGCGAACGGGATACGCTGGCGAGCCGGTGATGAAGTCTTGCTGATGAAGGGCGATTTTCCATCGGACATCCTTCCCTGGCTTGCGCTGCGGGATAAAGGGGTCAAGGTTCGTCTGATTCAACCGCGCAATCACGTGCTGCAGGCAGATGAACTTCTCGAAAACATCACTCATTCCACAAAATTGTTTTGCACCACTCTCGTCCATTCTTTTTCCGGCTTTGCGATTGACGCCTCGGCGTTGGGCGAAGTCTGTCGCGCTCACGGTGTCCTATTCGTGCTCAACACCTCTCAGGCTCTCGGAACTCGCCCTTTTAGTATTCTGACCACGCCGGTTGATGCGATCACCAATGTCGGGCATAAATGGTTGTGCGGCCCTTACAGCACCGGATTTTGCTGGATGAAGCCGGAATTGCGGGAGTCGCTGGAATACAACCAGGCTTACTGGCTGGCAATGCAAACAGCAGATGACCTGGCAAACGAGCAAAACGTTCCTGCGTTGCGGCCTGATCTCGGCGCGCGCCAGTACGATGTTTTCGGAACCGCCAATTTTTTCAATTTCAAGCCGTGGGCGGCCTCTGTCGAATATCTGCTTGCGCAGAGGATTGAAAACATCGCGGCGCATAATTACAAGCTTATTTCCAGATGGATAGAAGAGCTTGATATGAGTAGGTATGAACTGCTGAGTCCCCGCGACGGCGCGGCGCGGTCCACTCTGGTTTTCATCTCTGCGAGACAGCCTCAACGCAATGGCGAAATCTATGCAAAGCTCCTCAAAGAGAAAGTATTCGTCGCCCAACGCGCCGGCAAGCTGCGCATCTCTCCGCACCTTTACAACACCTTTGAAGATATAGATCAAGCTTTAGCAATTCTCAACTCCGCCTGA
- a CDS encoding S41 family peptidase — MNQYSSSDGDLFPYFFKKYGLGQIVGTRTWGGIIGSHFLELADGGEVGAADNAVTGLNRLPELENLGFTPDYQIDNLPNAVARGRDDQLLKAIQLILEKLNNK, encoded by the coding sequence GTGAATCAATACAGCTCTTCAGATGGGGATCTTTTTCCATACTTCTTCAAGAAATATGGACTGGGACAAATTGTTGGAACACGAACATGGGGCGGGATAATCGGAAGTCATTTCCTGGAGCTTGCTGACGGAGGGGAAGTGGGCGCAGCCGACAATGCTGTAACCGGTTTGAATCGCTTGCCGGAGCTGGAGAATCTTGGTTTCACACCCGACTATCAGATCGACAATTTACCAAACGCTGTCGCGCGAGGACGTGATGATCAGCTCCTTAAAGCGATTCAATTGATTCTCGAAAAACTCAACAACAAATGA
- a CDS encoding beta-lactamase family protein, producing the protein MKNRIQCFLFALFVLFILAAAAIPSKSLQLEELLKKGLQRGYPGIGVLVENRKGEIHAAAVGYSDLENQALLRVEDAFHMGSINKAFTAVTLRLIERGGYNDLYVDTTHACYVD; encoded by the coding sequence ATGAAAAACCGAATCCAATGCTTCCTTTTCGCGCTTTTTGTACTTTTCATTCTCGCTGCAGCGGCTATTCCTTCCAAAAGCTTGCAGCTGGAAGAGCTTTTGAAAAAAGGCTTACAACGCGGGTATCCAGGAATAGGAGTGCTCGTGGAGAACAGGAAAGGTGAAATCCATGCGGCTGCCGTCGGCTACTCAGATCTTGAGAACCAGGCCCTGCTCCGTGTGGAAGACGCCTTCCACATGGGAAGCATCAATAAGGCGTTCACCGCTGTGACCCTTCGCCTGATTGAGAGGGGAGGATACAACGATTTGTATGTTGACACTACGCATGCTTGCTATGTTGATTGA
- a CDS encoding beta-lactamase family protein — translation MRLGFNGRTLLILISTISICFGDSVTIHSSLGTKLDQYLERLEGFGFSGQMLIAKDEEIILHKGYGLADREKGIAVTTGMLFEIASISKQFTAAAILKLEMLGKLTTSDSVRRFFPSAPEVWQDVTLHRLLTHTAGLEDDYVYYSRHPLLERDPYIEHILQSQLSKDREMVYSNDGYVLLAAIVEKASGRSFEEFVSQELFLPAGMEESGFKTKPEKILSSLAIGYGGTRTIPGPNWLNIGNTGIVSNVEDLYRWHMALQSDRVLSKKSREKFFSAYVKTDLPFDYGYGWWIEKDPRFGKVVWHSGNSNSFSGVYRWYVDRRMLVILLTNLAIADFPAREALFPAVGNTHFKCILNEEPFELPPPFLPVTDGPLNRFNGIYRFQDGSQVEITTQNESLTVLPHGQQAFDHFLPPGYPQLEKDRKTLAEFTKKTESLLQSLSLENPRILEELTGDQTAFPGGDALDVFWEKWKDLQNQYGPLTEFEVLGTAIVYRTEKSLLAETISLQTYEKGKAYYRWVWNHEHLTTALPGLPLPVIPPFRNQSGNSFVNLHLLLHASTFLEFDIRQGEPVAFRVNGERAEKIKARECIKR, via the coding sequence GATTTCCACGATTTCCATTTGCTTTGGAGATTCCGTCACGATCCATAGCAGTCTCGGGACAAAGCTGGATCAATACCTGGAGCGACTGGAAGGTTTTGGATTTTCCGGTCAGATGCTTATCGCGAAAGATGAAGAAATCATTTTGCATAAGGGATACGGTCTGGCTGACCGGGAAAAAGGAATCGCCGTAACGACCGGGATGCTTTTTGAAATTGCCTCCATCAGCAAGCAATTTACTGCGGCGGCTATCCTAAAATTGGAAATGCTCGGCAAGCTCACCACATCTGATTCCGTGCGAAGATTTTTCCCGAGCGCACCCGAAGTCTGGCAAGATGTAACATTGCACCGGTTGTTAACGCACACGGCCGGATTGGAAGACGATTACGTTTATTACTCCCGTCATCCGCTTCTGGAGCGTGATCCGTACATTGAGCACATTCTGCAAAGCCAGCTCAGTAAGGATCGCGAAATGGTTTATTCCAACGATGGTTATGTTTTGCTCGCTGCGATCGTAGAAAAAGCATCGGGCCGGTCTTTTGAGGAATTCGTGTCACAGGAGTTATTTCTACCGGCAGGAATGGAAGAAAGCGGTTTCAAAACGAAACCTGAGAAAATCCTGAGCTCACTTGCGATCGGTTACGGTGGGACTCGAACCATTCCAGGACCGAATTGGCTGAACATCGGAAACACAGGGATCGTCAGTAATGTGGAAGATCTCTACCGCTGGCACATGGCGTTGCAATCGGATCGCGTTTTATCCAAGAAGTCTCGCGAAAAATTCTTTTCTGCGTATGTAAAAACCGATCTTCCGTTCGATTACGGTTATGGATGGTGGATTGAAAAAGATCCTCGCTTCGGAAAGGTCGTCTGGCACAGCGGAAACTCGAATTCTTTCAGCGGGGTCTATCGCTGGTACGTCGATCGTCGAATGCTGGTGATCTTGCTTACCAATCTTGCGATCGCGGATTTTCCGGCGCGTGAAGCATTGTTCCCGGCAGTGGGGAATACTCATTTCAAATGTATCCTGAATGAGGAACCATTTGAGCTTCCACCTCCTTTTTTGCCCGTAACAGATGGGCCATTAAATCGTTTTAACGGAATCTATCGTTTTCAGGACGGAAGCCAGGTTGAGATCACAACACAGAACGAAAGCCTAACGGTTCTACCTCATGGTCAGCAGGCGTTTGATCACTTCTTACCTCCCGGCTATCCTCAGCTGGAGAAGGATAGGAAAACTCTTGCCGAATTTACAAAAAAGACAGAATCGCTGCTGCAGTCCTTATCGCTCGAAAATCCGCGCATCCTGGAAGAATTGACGGGGGATCAAACAGCTTTTCCAGGTGGGGATGCGTTGGATGTGTTTTGGGAAAAATGGAAGGATCTTCAGAATCAATACGGACCGTTGACGGAGTTTGAAGTTCTGGGAACAGCGATCGTTTATCGAACGGAAAAAAGTTTGTTAGCGGAAACGATAAGCCTTCAAACTTATGAAAAGGGAAAAGCTTACTATCGCTGGGTCTGGAATCACGAACACCTCACCACCGCGTTGCCAGGTCTACCTCTTCCCGTCATCCCGCCCTTTCGAAATCAATCGGGCAATAGTTTTGTGAATCTGCACCTGCTTCTTCACGCGAGTACTTTTTTGGAGTTTGACATACGTCAAGGAGAGCCGGTAGCGTTCCGTGTAAACGGTGAACGAGCTGAGAAAATTAAAGCGCGCGAATGCATCAAACGGTGA
- a CDS encoding MBL fold metallo-hydrolase: MLTLRMLAMLIDIMLVGMTARRSPDIPEAEKCFIFSLTRQPLPFATIFTPRSENCVTMAIEQNLAMTLKNAFLFISFHLFLVAAVTAQGSIDFSSASQQEARRVLDSNIHAFGGIEAVKRARNFSLKLNGKSYQLFQNSDPELPFEGWALERTIVYEADKNRLYHERILRDVDSDYVWWVKEIVRNGEGFNIIVHKNWLMEMRKPALTDFADIPQLLPQNILADALEQNRTLRWLGNDTFKGRKQDVITFIASTGQMLNLYFDSVTHLLTKYDWFYTRNVWGDTLGESIFTGYRDAEGTRIPISRLTYHNKVLSAEMNYLDAQFSPQHVDENLFKPSQNLIKLDVVEPKTEVLRMAESVYLLRNLAGGFNVLFVEFKDFILAAEAPEENIVNGISEEAVRKIKETIPNKPIRYIVPTHHHGDHSAGVRAFMAEGATVITTRGNLKYIDRLARAKFTFAPDAFARKPAPYKVDAIEDGKRIISDGNQVVEIHQFSPLSHVKEMLLVYLPKLKILYQSDMFNPINPKIKSTEDDPFHGINSSNTKDLLNTIRKLGLDVETIVGSHGRVSYMKELLEEVRQFENGKAK, encoded by the coding sequence ATGTTGACACTACGCATGCTTGCTATGTTGATTGATATCATGCTTGTTGGAATGACTGCGCGACGATCACCTGACATCCCCGAAGCGGAAAAATGCTTTATTTTCTCTCTTACCCGGCAGCCCTTACCTTTCGCAACAATTTTCACTCCACGGAGTGAAAATTGTGTGACAATGGCAATTGAGCAAAACCTGGCAATGACTTTGAAGAATGCTTTTTTGTTCATCTCTTTTCATCTTTTCCTAGTTGCCGCAGTCACCGCACAGGGGAGCATTGATTTTTCGTCAGCATCACAGCAAGAAGCTCGTCGCGTCCTGGATTCAAATATCCATGCGTTCGGCGGCATCGAAGCCGTCAAAAGAGCAAGGAATTTTTCCCTGAAACTGAACGGCAAGAGCTATCAACTCTTTCAGAATTCAGACCCCGAACTGCCCTTTGAAGGCTGGGCGCTGGAAAGGACAATAGTGTACGAAGCCGATAAAAATCGCCTTTACCATGAAAGAATTTTGCGTGATGTGGATTCCGATTATGTCTGGTGGGTAAAGGAAATCGTGAGAAATGGGGAAGGCTTCAATATCATCGTTCATAAAAACTGGCTCATGGAGATGCGGAAACCTGCCCTGACGGATTTTGCCGACATCCCTCAGCTTCTTCCGCAAAATATTCTCGCGGATGCTCTTGAGCAAAACAGAACGCTTCGCTGGCTGGGCAATGACACTTTCAAAGGCAGAAAGCAGGACGTGATCACCTTCATCGCTTCCACCGGTCAGATGCTGAATCTCTACTTCGACTCCGTAACGCATCTCCTGACCAAATACGATTGGTTCTATACGCGAAACGTTTGGGGCGATACGCTCGGCGAAAGCATCTTTACCGGGTATCGCGATGCCGAGGGAACAAGAATCCCCATTTCTCGCCTCACCTATCACAATAAAGTTTTATCTGCTGAAATGAACTATCTGGACGCGCAATTCTCTCCTCAACATGTAGATGAAAATCTGTTCAAGCCATCCCAGAACCTGATCAAATTGGATGTCGTGGAGCCGAAAACCGAAGTCCTGAGAATGGCCGAAAGCGTCTATTTGCTGAGAAATCTGGCAGGCGGTTTCAACGTCCTTTTTGTTGAGTTTAAGGATTTCATTCTTGCGGCGGAAGCGCCGGAGGAGAATATCGTCAACGGCATTTCGGAAGAAGCCGTCCGCAAAATAAAAGAGACAATTCCGAATAAGCCGATCAGATATATTGTCCCTACACATCATCATGGAGATCATTCGGCCGGCGTGCGCGCGTTTATGGCTGAAGGAGCAACGGTGATCACAACTCGCGGCAATCTGAAATACATTGACAGACTAGCCAGAGCAAAGTTTACCTTCGCTCCGGATGCCTTTGCCCGAAAACCAGCACCTTACAAGGTTGATGCAATTGAGGATGGCAAACGTATCATCAGCGACGGCAACCAAGTCGTGGAGATTCATCAGTTCAGCCCTCTGAGTCACGTTAAAGAGATGCTTCTCGTTTATCTGCCAAAGCTGAAGATTCTCTACCAGAGCGACATGTTTAACCCGATTAATCCAAAGATTAAATCCACCGAAGACGATCCTTTTCATGGCATAAACAGCAGCAACACAAAGGATTTGCTCAATACCATTCGAAAGTTGGGACTGGATGTGGAAACCATTGTGGGCTCGCATGGAAGAGTTTCCTACATGAAGGAATTGCTGGAAGAAGTCCGGCAATTTGAAAACGGAAAGGCCAAATAG